One part of the Gossypium raimondii isolate GPD5lz chromosome 1, ASM2569854v1, whole genome shotgun sequence genome encodes these proteins:
- the LOC105785593 gene encoding protein indeterminate-domain 5, chloroplastic — translation MAASSSLGPFGIREEDQHQHSTAAPTSAMGPAPPPPQRKKRNQPVLPNPDVEVIALSPKSLMATNRFICEVCNKGFQREQNLQLHRRGHNLPWKLRQKTTKEVKRKVYLCPEPTCVHHDPSRALGDLTGIKKHYSRKHGEKKWKCEKCSKRYAVQSDWKAHSKTCGTREYRCDCGTLFSRRDSFITHRAFCDALAQENARQPPSFNSIGNHLYGSTSNMSLGLSQVGTQMSSVQDQTSNNSGGRDIFKLGGVARSTQFDHLLLSPSMGSSSFRPQQSMVSSAAFFMPESNQEHHPQQGILGNNKQYHQGLMMQFPEDIQNNTTNTPSPPSFFNLSFLSNCGNGTNPDANLTSSGLLTPEHFDNETGGGGGGTSEASDPFSNTVMGNQITTNIPSVFAQSNNIAVQMSATALLQKAAQMGSTSSYKNASLMRSFGNSNFGGTLGDSTGNNLHELMNSIAGGGSNTFSFGHGQENPYANRSSVEQEKHVEQQPQILNVSGGGGSDRLTRDFLGVGQIVRSMSMGGVSQREQQQQQEAMGLSALGSERSNITAPTNHQCLGGNGNFQ, via the exons ATGGCTGCATCTTCCTCGTTAGGACCTTTTGGAATTAGAGAAGAGGACCAACATCAGCATTCTACAGCAGCACCAACTTCAGCTATGGGGCCAGCTCCACCGCCGCCTCAGAGGAAAAAGAGAAACCAACCAGTCCTACCAA ATCCAGATGTGGAAGTGATAGCACTGTCTCCCAAGAGCCTAATGGCAACAAACAGGTTTATTTGTGAGGTATGCAACAAAGGGTTCCAAAGGGAGCAAAACTTACAGCTTCACAGAAGAGGACATAATCTCCCTTGGAAGCTTAGACAGAAGACTACAAAAGAAGTGAAGAGGAAGGTTTACCTCTGCCCTGAACCCACTTGCGTCCACCATGACCCGTCTAGGGCACTTGGTGATCTTACAGGCATCAAAAAGCATTACTCGAGGAAACATGGTGAGAAGAAATGGAAGTGCGAGAAGTGTTCTAAGAGGTATGCCGTGCAATCTGACTGGAAAGCTCATTCAAAGACCTGTGGAACTCGAGAGTACAGATGTGACTGTGGTACTCTCTTCTCAAG GCGTGACAGTTTCATCACACATAGGGCATTTTGTGATGCACTGGCTCAGGAAAATGCAAGGCAACCTCCTTCCTTCAACTCCATTGGCAACCATTTATATGGAAGTACTAGCAATATGAGCTTAGGGTTATCTCAAGTGGGAACTCAAATGTCATCAGTACAAGACCAGACTAGTAATAACAGTGGTGGCCGTGACATTTTTAAACTTGGCGGTGTTGCCAGGAGTACCCAATTTGATCATCTTTTGCTCTCTCCATCAATGGGATCATCATCTTTTCGACCCCAACAATCCATGGTTTCTTCAGCTGCTTTCTTCATGCCTGAGTCTAATCAAGAGCATCATCCTCAACAAGGGATTTTGGGAAACAACAAACAGTACCACCAGGGACTAATGATGCAGTTTCCAGAAGATATCCAAAACAACACAACCAACACTCCTTCACCACCCAGTTTCTTCAATCTTAGCTTCCTTTCAAATTGTGGAAACGGTACCAACCCGGACGCCAATCTAACATCATCAGGTTTGCTGACCCCTGAACATTTCGACAATGAAACTGGAGGCGGTGGTGGTGGGACGAGCGAAGCCTCAGATCCCTTCTCAAACACTGTAATGGGAAACCAAATCACCACTAACATCCCTTCTGTCTTTGCTCAAAGCAATAACATTGCAGTCCAAATGTCAGCTACCGCATTGCTCCAAAAGGCTGCTCAAATGGGTTCAACTTCAAGCTACAAAAACGCCTCTCTTATGAGAAGCTTTGGTAACTCAAACTTTGGCGGCACATTGGGAGATAGCACCGGGAACAACCTACATGAACTAATGAATTCCATAGCCGGAGGTGGGTCCAATACATTTAGCTTTGGACATGGACAAGAAAACCCATATGCAAATAGAAGCAGCGTAGAACAAGAAAAGCATGTAGAGCAGCAGCCGCAAATTTTGAATGTTAGTGGTGGTGGTGGGTCAGATAGATTGACCAGGGACTTCCTTGGAGTAGGGCAAATAGTTAGAAGCATGAGTATGGGAGGGGTTTCACAAAGGGAGCAACAGCAACAACAAGAAGCGATGGGGTTAAGCGCCTTGGGTTCAGAGAGAAGTAATATTACTGCGCCGACAAATCACCAATGTTTAGGAGGAAATGGGAATTTTCAGTGa